One window of the Anopheles cruzii chromosome 2, idAnoCruzAS_RS32_06, whole genome shotgun sequence genome contains the following:
- the LOC128278330 gene encoding GTPase Era, mitochondrial — MYDLGVALLLLRRVRVNSSNVGLTQWCHRCFATARTSEAADTVSNSQQHTEPPADQQSVVTGGNKEKLIKVAIIGMPNAGKSTLINRLIDQRVCPVSTKVHTTRKTLKAIHSRSNSQAILFDTPGLVGAREMKKHQLDSQFVSACRHAIQHSSLVGVVHDVSNSWTRHTLNPVLLRLLEEYSQVPSFLILNKIDTLKSKRILLDIVKSLTCNRLESIRNYGPVRKRKKLPVAPLQEQASSTEPGSATGEKFEPQPEGWPHFTEIFMVSAVTGDGLRDVMSFVHANATQQPWEHLPNEHTDQSPEQLIVASVRARLLDFMPQEIPYLLQTELEFYEVIGGRILTSAVVTCPSERIERLVCGESNGKLRQITEQVTSDLIETFGMPVLLTLTTRVRSKDVKS, encoded by the exons ATGTACGATCTCGGTGTGGCCCTTTTGTTGCTCCGTCGTGTTCGCGTTAATAGTTCAAATGTAGGCCTGACCCAGTGGTGCCATCGATGCTTCGCAACAGCGCGAACATCCGAAGCAGCGGACACGGTCAGCAATTCTCAGCAGCATACGGAACCGCCGGCGGACCAGCAATCGGTTGTGACCGGCGGAAACAAAGAGAAGCTCATCAAGGTGGCAATAATCGGTATGCCAAACGCGGGCAAAAGCACACTCATCAATCGGCTCATCGATCAGCGG GTTTGTCCGGTTTCGACGAAGGTGCACACGACGCGCAAGACATTGAAAGCGATTCACAGCCGGTCGAACTCGCAGGCCATCCTCTTCGACACGCCGGGGCTGGTGGGCGCTCGTGAGATGAAGAAACATCAACTCGATTCCCAGTTCGTGTCCGCCTGTCGGCACGCGATTCAACACTCCAGCCTGGTCGGGGTCGTGCACGATGTGTCGAACTCGTGGACACGCCACACCCTGAATCCGGTGCTACTTCGCCTGCTCGAAGAGTACTCGCAGGTGCCGAGCTTTTTGATATTGAACAAAATCGACACCCTCAAATCGAAGCGCATTCTGTTGGACATCGTCAAGAGTCTGACCTGCAACCGGCTGGAAAGCATCCGCAACTATGGACCGGTGAGGAAGCGCAAGAAGCTGCCAGTAGCACCGCTGCAGGAGCAGGCAAGCAGCACGGAACCGGGCAGTGCGACCGGCGAAAAGTTTGAACCACAACCGGAAGGGTGGCCACACTTTACGGAAATATTCATGGTGTCCGCTGTGACGGGCGATGGGTTGCGGGACGTGATGTCGTTCGTGCACGCCAACGCCACGCAGCAACCGTGGGAACATCTGCCGAACGAGCACACGGACCAGTCACCGGAGCAGCTGATCGTGGCGAGTGTCCGCGCACGCTTGCTCGACTTTATGCCCCAGGAGATACCGTACCTGCTGCAGACGGAGCTCGAGTTTTACGAGGTGATCGGAGGCCGGATTCTGACCAGTGCGGTCGTGACGTGTCCGAGCGAACGGATCGAGCGGTTGGTTTGCGGCGAGTCGAACGGGAAGCTGCGCCAAATCACCGAACAGGTCACGTCGGATCTGATCGAAACGTTCGGCatgccggtgctgctgacgCTAACGACGCGTGTCCGCAGCAAAGATGTCAAGtcctaa